TCACAGAATAATTTACATAGGGGGCTTATATATGCAGATATTACTCAAGAAGAATTTATTTAGTTTGATAAAGAAATATAGTGTAAAAGATTCGAGTGGAAGAGATCTTTTGCGAGTAGAAAAGAAACCTTTTTCTATAACGGATAAGCATAAAGTGATGGATTTAACCGAAAATTGTATTTGTGAAATAAAGAAAAAAGTTTGGAGTATTTTCCCTAAGTATAGAATAATTTTTACAGGAGGAGAAGTATTAGAAGTAAGTAAGAACAGAGGTATCATCAATAAAAAATTCTTTATAAAGTCTCTAAATAGTGAGTATCTAGTAGAGGGGAATGTAATAGATAATGAATTTCAAATAAAAAATGGACAAGAAGAAATCGCGAAAGTTCAAAGAACTGTAATCAATATGTTTAAGGCAT
The sequence above is drawn from the Clostridiales bacterium genome and encodes:
- a CDS encoding LURP-one-related family protein is translated as MQILLKKNLFSLIKKYSVKDSSGRDLLRVEKKPFSITDKHKVMDLTENCICEIKKKVWSIFPKYRIIFTGGEVLEVSKNRGIINKKFFIKSLNSEYLVEGNVIDNEFQIKNGQEEIAKVQRTVINMFKAYDIQIREIKNVPIVISAIIAMDIIKYKKLSYLI